One Triticum dicoccoides isolate Atlit2015 ecotype Zavitan chromosome 5B, WEW_v2.0, whole genome shotgun sequence genomic window carries:
- the LOC119308411 gene encoding ADP-ribosylation factor 1-like isoform X2: MGLSFGTLFGALFAKKEMRILMVGLDAAGKTTILYKLKLGEIVTTIPTIGFNVETVEYKNISFTVWDVGGQDKIRPLWRHYFQNTQGLIFVVDSNDRDRIAEARDELHRMLNEDELRNAVLLVFANKQDLPNAMNAAEITDKLGLHSLRQRHWYIQSACATSGEGLYEGLDWLSNNIASKS, encoded by the exons ATGGGGCTGTCGTTCGGGACGCTGTTCGGGGCGCTGTTCGCCAAGAAGGAGATGCGGATCCTGATGGTCGGCCTCGACGCCGCCGGGAAGACCACCATCCTGTACAAGCTGAAGCTCGGCGAGATCGTCACCACCATCCCCACCATCG GGTTCAACGTGGAGACAGTAGAGTATAAGAACATCAGCTTCACTGTTTGGGATGTTGGTGGCCAGGACAAG ATAAGGCCTTTGTGGAGGCACTACTTCCAGAACACTCAGGGCCTTATCTTTGTTGTTGACAGCAACGACAGAGACCGTATTGCTGAGGCAAGAGATGAGCTCCACAGGATGCTGAATGAG GATGAGCTGCGCAATGCTGTATTGCTTGTTTTTGCTAACAAGCAAGATCTTCCCAATGCCATGAATGCTGCTGAAATAACAGATAAGCTTGGTCTACACTCTCTGCGTCAGCGACACTG GTATATCCAGAGTGCTTGCGCCACAAGTGGAGAGGGTCTGTATGAAGGGCTGGACTGGCTCTCCAACAACATAGCCAGCAAG TCCTGA
- the LOC119308411 gene encoding ADP-ribosylation factor 1-like isoform X1 → MGLSFGTLFGALFAKKEMRILMVGLDAAGKTTILYKLKLGEIVTTIPTIGFNVETVEYKNISFTVWDVGGQDKIRPLWRHYFQNTQGLIFVVDSNDRDRIAEARDELHRMLNEDELRNAVLLVFANKQDLPNAMNAAEITDKLGLHSLRQRHWYIQSACATSGEGLYEGLDWLSNNIASKVSI, encoded by the exons ATGGGGCTGTCGTTCGGGACGCTGTTCGGGGCGCTGTTCGCCAAGAAGGAGATGCGGATCCTGATGGTCGGCCTCGACGCCGCCGGGAAGACCACCATCCTGTACAAGCTGAAGCTCGGCGAGATCGTCACCACCATCCCCACCATCG GGTTCAACGTGGAGACAGTAGAGTATAAGAACATCAGCTTCACTGTTTGGGATGTTGGTGGCCAGGACAAG ATAAGGCCTTTGTGGAGGCACTACTTCCAGAACACTCAGGGCCTTATCTTTGTTGTTGACAGCAACGACAGAGACCGTATTGCTGAGGCAAGAGATGAGCTCCACAGGATGCTGAATGAG GATGAGCTGCGCAATGCTGTATTGCTTGTTTTTGCTAACAAGCAAGATCTTCCCAATGCCATGAATGCTGCTGAAATAACAGATAAGCTTGGTCTACACTCTCTGCGTCAGCGACACTG GTATATCCAGAGTGCTTGCGCCACAAGTGGAGAGGGTCTGTATGAAGGGCTGGACTGGCTCTCCAACAACATAGCCAGCAAGGTTTCTATCTAA